The Leucobacter rhizosphaerae genome includes a region encoding these proteins:
- the ribH gene encoding 6,7-dimethyl-8-ribityllumazine synthase: MSGAGAPDLTVDASGLRIAVIAGSWHEEIMSSLIAGAHETIVASGADHTLFRVAGAFELPAAAQAALQSGFDAAVCLGVIIRGGTPHFEYVCSAVTDGLTRVQLDTGRPVGFGVLTTDTEQQALDRSGRPGAPESKGKEASEAALHLAVQLRRIQEQGTTGLVPGARRA; this comes from the coding sequence ATGAGCGGAGCCGGAGCACCGGATCTCACCGTCGACGCCAGCGGACTGCGGATCGCGGTCATCGCGGGGAGCTGGCATGAGGAGATCATGTCGTCCCTCATCGCGGGCGCGCACGAGACGATCGTCGCCTCGGGCGCGGACCACACGCTCTTCCGGGTCGCGGGTGCGTTCGAGCTGCCCGCGGCCGCGCAGGCGGCACTGCAGAGCGGGTTCGACGCCGCGGTCTGCCTCGGGGTGATCATTCGCGGCGGCACCCCGCACTTCGAGTATGTGTGCAGTGCCGTGACCGACGGGCTCACCCGCGTGCAGCTCGACACCGGCCGCCCGGTCGGCTTCGGGGTGCTGACGACCGACACCGAGCAGCAGGCCCTGGACCGCTCCGGCCGGCCCGGCGCCCCCGAGTCGAAGGGCAAGGAGGCCTCCGAGGCCGCCCTGCACCTCGCAGTGCAGCTCAGGCGGATCCAGGAGCAGGGCACGACCGGTCTCGTCCCGGGGGCGCGCCGGGCCTGA
- the ribB gene encoding 3,4-dihydroxy-2-butanone-4-phosphate synthase: MSTISAGISPIEDAIAAIKAGRPVIVADNENRENEGDVIISAELATAEWIAWTVRWSSGLLCAPMTNEIADQLDLPMMVERNEDVRATAYTVTVDAAHGITTGISASDRTATARALANPNAVPTDVRRPGHVLPLRAVDGGVRARDGHTEASIELMRLAGLREVAVIAEIVAEDGEMMRLPELITLGAREDIPVITIEQLVAYLNEHDPEGAPAETQHRSVSLRADTLLPTVHGDFRALAFRDRRAGVDHIALVAAGPDGAQPGDGALVRVHSECITGEAFGSLKCECGPQLDAALDLIHERGGVVVYLRGHEGRGIGLANKLRAYQLQEQGLDTLDANLELGLPADARDYTAAAEILSELGISSVRLLTNNPDKVAQLEAHGITISDRVPLLVGVTEQNLGYLSAKRDRMGHQLPDEVA; this comes from the coding sequence ATGAGCACCATCAGCGCGGGCATCTCCCCGATCGAAGACGCCATCGCGGCGATCAAGGCCGGTCGACCCGTCATCGTCGCCGACAACGAGAATCGTGAGAACGAGGGCGACGTCATCATCTCCGCCGAACTCGCGACCGCCGAGTGGATCGCGTGGACCGTGCGCTGGTCCTCCGGGCTGCTCTGCGCACCGATGACCAACGAGATCGCGGATCAGCTGGACCTCCCCATGATGGTCGAGCGCAACGAGGACGTCCGAGCGACGGCGTACACGGTCACCGTGGACGCGGCGCACGGCATCACCACCGGCATCAGCGCCAGCGACCGCACCGCGACGGCCCGGGCCCTCGCGAACCCTAACGCCGTGCCCACCGATGTGCGTCGCCCGGGTCACGTGCTCCCACTGCGCGCCGTCGACGGCGGCGTCCGCGCACGCGATGGGCACACCGAGGCGAGCATCGAGCTGATGCGCCTCGCGGGCCTCCGCGAGGTCGCCGTCATCGCCGAGATCGTCGCCGAGGACGGCGAGATGATGCGCCTGCCCGAGCTGATCACGCTCGGCGCACGCGAGGACATTCCGGTGATCACCATCGAGCAGCTCGTCGCATACCTCAACGAGCATGATCCCGAGGGTGCCCCCGCGGAGACACAGCATCGCAGCGTGAGCCTGCGCGCCGACACCCTCCTGCCGACCGTGCACGGCGACTTCCGCGCCCTCGCGTTCCGCGACCGCCGGGCCGGGGTCGACCACATCGCGCTCGTCGCCGCGGGCCCCGACGGTGCGCAGCCCGGCGACGGTGCACTCGTGCGCGTCCACTCCGAGTGCATCACCGGCGAGGCCTTCGGGTCGCTGAAGTGCGAGTGCGGGCCGCAGCTCGACGCCGCACTCGACCTGATCCACGAGCGCGGCGGCGTCGTCGTATACCTGCGCGGGCATGAAGGGCGCGGCATCGGCCTCGCCAACAAGCTGCGCGCCTACCAGCTGCAGGAGCAGGGCCTCGACACGCTCGACGCCAACCTCGAGCTGGGGCTCCCCGCCGACGCCCGCGACTACACCGCAGCGGCCGAGATCCTCAGCGAACTCGGCATCTCCAGCGTGCGCCTGCTCACGAACAACCCCGACAAGGTCGCGCAGCTCGAGGCGCACGGGATCACGATCTCCGATCGGGTGCCGCTCCTCGTCGGCGTCACCGAGCAGAACCTGGGGTACCTCTCCGCGAAGCGGGACCGCATGGGGCACCAGCTGCCCGACGAGGTCGCGTAG
- a CDS encoding acyltransferase family protein has product MSAEPTPASTGAPAATGSGGAPGAAGAEATTGSPAPPKARIALWDNARFVLIVLVVVGHTISTVRTDSEFGFALYAYIYLFHMPAMILLSGLFSKPEVSPKAVRSTVQLLAVWLIWEGIWALIHLFVEGRGPGPGFLVAPAWTLWFLVTLVTMRIALPYIARLRHPLLFSIAVALIAGLSPAIGTDFSASRTLCFLPFFVAGWLIRDRGWLDGAWFMTPAPAARVAGWGILAAVAAAFVLLPQLRETWRIDRWLTWRDGYDWLFAHAPIGDWEPTTWAAISAGGIAVAAGLLAVAAMMTFAILLVVPRGHSVITVWGSRTLFVYLLHGPIVWVLRETGVVGGISSLGQGGLALLVAIGILLAALLSMTWVTRVFKPIIEPPIDWALARISR; this is encoded by the coding sequence GTGAGTGCAGAGCCGACCCCCGCATCGACCGGAGCCCCGGCGGCAACCGGATCGGGCGGAGCCCCCGGAGCCGCCGGCGCCGAAGCGACCACCGGTTCCCCCGCGCCGCCGAAGGCCCGCATCGCCCTGTGGGACAACGCCCGCTTCGTGCTGATCGTGCTCGTGGTCGTCGGGCACACCATCTCGACGGTGCGCACGGACTCGGAGTTCGGCTTCGCCCTCTACGCGTACATCTACCTCTTCCACATGCCCGCGATGATCCTGCTCTCGGGCCTGTTCTCCAAGCCGGAGGTGTCGCCGAAGGCGGTGCGCTCGACCGTGCAGCTCCTCGCCGTGTGGCTCATCTGGGAGGGCATCTGGGCGCTGATCCACCTGTTCGTCGAGGGCCGCGGGCCGGGCCCGGGTTTCCTCGTCGCTCCGGCATGGACCCTGTGGTTCCTCGTCACCCTGGTCACGATGCGCATCGCCCTGCCGTACATCGCGCGTCTGCGGCACCCGCTCCTGTTCTCCATCGCCGTCGCGCTGATCGCAGGCCTGAGCCCCGCGATCGGCACGGACTTCTCGGCGTCCCGCACCCTGTGCTTCCTGCCGTTCTTCGTCGCGGGGTGGTTGATCCGGGATCGCGGCTGGCTCGACGGCGCCTGGTTCATGACGCCGGCCCCGGCGGCTCGGGTCGCGGGGTGGGGCATCCTCGCCGCGGTCGCCGCCGCCTTCGTGCTGCTGCCGCAGCTGCGTGAGACGTGGCGCATCGATCGCTGGCTCACCTGGCGCGACGGCTACGACTGGCTCTTCGCCCACGCTCCGATCGGGGACTGGGAGCCGACCACGTGGGCCGCGATCTCGGCCGGCGGGATCGCGGTCGCCGCCGGGCTGCTGGCGGTCGCGGCGATGATGACCTTCGCGATCCTTCTCGTCGTGCCTCGCGGCCACAGCGTCATCACCGTGTGGGGATCCCGCACCCTCTTCGTCTACCTGCTGCACGGCCCGATCGTCTGGGTGCTGCGCGAGACCGGCGTCGTCGGCGGCATCTCGTCGCTCGGCCAGGGCGGACTGGCCCTGCTGGTCGCGATCGGGATCCTGCTCGCGGCGCTCCTCTCGATGACGTGGGTGACGCGAGTGTTCAAGCCGATCATCGAGCCCCCGATCGACTGGGCACTGGCGCGCATTTCACGGTAA
- a CDS encoding ABC transporter ATP-binding protein: MQADDPGSSPTEPRRPESRGPAPRGPRATIRQLIPYLFEQRKLLVIAIALGLVAAVASLVQPPLLGQIISRVETGLPLAGLLTILTVIVVVGAVLSGLQHYVLQRMGEGVVLMSRKRLIAKILHLPISQFDRRRTGDLVSRVGSDTTLLRAVLTQGLVEAISGMLVFVGALIGMLVIDPALFGITFGVIAVALVVVVVVSGKIRPAVARAQEKVGDLAAQVDRSITSIRTIRAAGAADREQRTTEDHATEAYVLGVKVAKISAFIVPVSFLAMQLSFLVVLGLGGFRVATGAITIAQLVTFIIFLFLMIMPLGQAFGAITAINQALGALGRIQEISALPSETDDDAALSPLGRIVPLAEAERETAPAIGFHDVHFTYRSAAPDRADARELVRRGARRDAEAAPARIVETPVLHGVSFDVPRGSRVALVGPSGAGKSTILGLVERFYDPDAGAVSLRGADLRTLDRAELRAQMGYVEQDAPVLAGSLRENLRLAAPDATDAACERVLRAVNLGGLLDRTTARLAAESAAASAASPLSDTAATSTPAIAPATALDLQVGESGIMLSGGEKQRLAIARALLTAPPILLLDESTASLDGVNERLMREALDSVATGRTLIVIAHRLSTVVDSDKIIVLDEGRVVGEGTHEELIGSTPLYRELAKHQLLVADDA, translated from the coding sequence GTGCAGGCAGACGATCCCGGATCCTCCCCCACCGAACCGCGGCGACCCGAGAGCAGGGGACCCGCCCCGCGAGGTCCACGGGCGACGATCCGGCAGCTGATCCCCTACCTCTTCGAGCAGCGCAAGCTCCTCGTCATCGCAATCGCGCTCGGTCTCGTGGCCGCCGTCGCATCGCTCGTGCAACCGCCGCTGCTCGGGCAGATCATCAGCCGCGTCGAGACCGGGCTGCCGCTCGCCGGGCTGCTCACGATCCTCACCGTGATCGTCGTGGTCGGCGCCGTGCTGAGCGGGCTGCAGCATTACGTCCTGCAGCGCATGGGCGAGGGCGTCGTGCTCATGAGCCGGAAGCGGCTCATCGCCAAGATCCTGCACCTTCCGATCTCGCAGTTCGATCGCCGCCGCACCGGTGACCTCGTCTCCCGCGTCGGCAGCGACACGACGCTGCTGCGCGCGGTCCTCACCCAGGGTCTCGTCGAGGCCATCAGCGGCATGCTCGTCTTCGTCGGCGCGCTCATCGGCATGCTCGTCATCGATCCTGCGCTGTTCGGGATCACCTTCGGGGTCATCGCCGTCGCGCTCGTCGTGGTCGTCGTCGTTTCGGGCAAGATCCGCCCCGCGGTGGCCCGCGCGCAGGAGAAGGTCGGCGATCTCGCCGCTCAGGTCGACCGCTCCATCACCTCGATCCGCACGATTCGCGCCGCCGGGGCCGCGGACCGCGAGCAGCGCACGACGGAGGACCACGCAACCGAGGCCTACGTGCTCGGGGTGAAGGTCGCCAAGATCTCGGCGTTCATCGTGCCCGTGTCCTTCCTCGCGATGCAGCTCTCGTTCCTCGTGGTGCTCGGCCTCGGCGGCTTCCGCGTTGCGACGGGGGCGATCACGATCGCGCAGCTCGTCACCTTCATCATCTTCCTGTTCCTCATGATCATGCCGCTCGGCCAGGCCTTCGGGGCGATCACGGCGATCAACCAGGCGCTCGGAGCGCTCGGCCGGATCCAGGAGATCTCGGCGCTGCCCTCCGAGACCGACGACGACGCGGCGCTCTCGCCGCTCGGCCGCATCGTGCCCCTCGCCGAGGCCGAGCGGGAGACGGCCCCGGCCATCGGTTTCCACGACGTCCACTTCACCTACCGCTCCGCCGCGCCGGATCGGGCGGACGCCCGCGAGCTCGTGCGCCGCGGGGCGCGACGCGACGCCGAAGCGGCCCCGGCCCGGATCGTGGAGACACCCGTGCTGCACGGTGTCAGCTTTGACGTGCCCCGCGGTTCGCGGGTGGCGCTCGTCGGCCCCTCCGGCGCCGGCAAGTCGACGATCCTCGGGCTGGTCGAGCGATTCTACGATCCCGATGCCGGCGCCGTCTCACTGCGCGGTGCCGACCTGCGGACCCTGGATCGCGCCGAGCTCCGTGCGCAGATGGGGTACGTCGAACAGGACGCGCCCGTGCTGGCCGGCAGCCTGCGGGAGAATCTTCGGCTCGCAGCGCCGGACGCCACGGACGCGGCGTGCGAGCGGGTGCTGCGCGCGGTGAACCTCGGGGGTCTGCTCGACCGGACCACCGCCCGGCTCGCCGCGGAGTCGGCGGCTGCGTCGGCCGCGAGCCCGCTGTCGGACACGGCCGCGACCTCCACCCCGGCGATCGCTCCAGCAACCGCACTCGACCTGCAGGTCGGCGAGAGCGGGATCATGCTCTCGGGCGGCGAGAAGCAGCGGCTGGCCATCGCGCGTGCGCTGCTGACCGCCCCGCCGATCCTGCTGCTCGACGAGTCGACCGCGAGCCTTGATGGCGTCAACGAGCGCCTCATGCGGGAGGCCCTCGACTCGGTCGCGACCGGGCGCACTCTCATCGTGATCGCGCACCGGCTCTCCACCGTCGTCGACTCAGACAAGATCATCGTGCTCGACGAGGGTCGGGTCGTCGGCGAGGGCACGCATGAGGAACTCATCGGATCGACTCCGCTGTACCGGGAGCTCGCGAAGCACCAGCTGCTCGTCGCCGACGACGCGTAG
- a CDS encoding M20 family metallo-hydrolase has product MTQQDAAFLEDWEIHSGFGAVPGTLGVDRQAATAADGAQRRWFAALLESRGFTVHRDAIGNQFGLLELVPGAPYVVTGSHMDSQPTAGRFDGAYGVMAAAHACIRVAEALRADPAPARCNLAVVNWFNEEGSRFKPSMMGSSVFTGKLDLETALATTDPHGVTVREALDGLGERGELTGLDVASYAEIHVQQGRSMEEDGVTIGLVNATWAAHKFEFRITGEQAHSGSTLMADRRDALLGAARLVVAARELVDAFEPGALHTACGELNVYPNSPVVVASEVQLLLDLRSPSAEVLGAAHAALMQVVERVRREDRVEIEIVAEYSWGQNPYPEDGVALAREVAEELGLTHDRVLTVAGHDSTNMKDTAPTVMLFVPSVDGVSHNLKEYTRDEDLLDGVRQLTGVVRRLAEGALVA; this is encoded by the coding sequence ATGACGCAGCAGGACGCGGCATTCCTCGAGGATTGGGAGATCCACTCCGGCTTCGGTGCCGTGCCGGGCACCCTCGGCGTCGATCGGCAGGCCGCCACCGCGGCCGACGGCGCGCAGCGGCGCTGGTTCGCGGCACTGCTCGAGTCCCGCGGGTTCACCGTGCACCGCGACGCGATCGGCAACCAGTTCGGCCTGCTCGAACTGGTTCCCGGGGCGCCCTACGTCGTGACGGGATCCCACATGGACTCGCAGCCGACCGCCGGACGATTCGACGGCGCATACGGGGTCATGGCCGCAGCCCACGCCTGCATCCGCGTCGCCGAGGCGCTGCGGGCTGATCCGGCGCCGGCACGCTGCAACCTCGCGGTGGTGAACTGGTTCAACGAGGAGGGATCCCGCTTCAAGCCCTCCATGATGGGCAGCTCGGTCTTCACCGGCAAACTCGACCTGGAGACGGCGCTCGCCACCACCGATCCCCACGGGGTGACGGTGCGGGAGGCGCTCGACGGGCTCGGCGAGCGGGGCGAGCTCACCGGGCTCGACGTCGCCTCCTACGCGGAGATCCACGTGCAGCAGGGGCGCAGCATGGAGGAGGACGGCGTGACGATCGGCCTCGTGAACGCGACCTGGGCGGCGCACAAGTTCGAGTTCCGGATCACCGGTGAGCAGGCGCACAGCGGGTCGACGCTGATGGCGGATCGGCGCGACGCGCTGCTCGGAGCCGCGCGCCTCGTCGTGGCGGCGCGGGAGCTCGTCGACGCGTTCGAGCCCGGCGCGCTGCACACCGCGTGCGGCGAGTTGAACGTGTACCCGAACTCGCCCGTCGTGGTGGCGAGCGAGGTCCAGCTGCTGCTGGATCTGCGGTCGCCGAGTGCGGAGGTGCTGGGTGCGGCGCACGCGGCGCTGATGCAGGTCGTCGAACGCGTGCGGCGCGAGGATCGCGTCGAGATCGAGATCGTCGCCGAGTACAGCTGGGGGCAGAATCCGTACCCCGAGGACGGGGTCGCCCTGGCGCGCGAGGTCGCGGAGGAGCTCGGGCTCACGCACGACCGGGTGCTCACGGTGGCCGGGCACGACTCCACCAATATGAAGGACACCGCGCCGACGGTCATGCTCTTCGTGCCGAGCGTCGACGGCGTCTCGCACAACCTCAAGGAGTACACGCGCGACGAGGATCTGCTGGACGGCGTGCGCCAGCTCACGGGGGTGGTGCGGCGGCTCGCCGAGGGGGCGCTCGTCGCCTGA
- a CDS encoding riboflavin synthase: MFTGLIEEVGEIVAVDPVGDSLRLTIAGPLVTSDATHGASICVSGVCLTVIEQGQTPDGRGTFTADVMAQSIRMSTVGDLAPGSPVNLERAVRVDTRLGGHIVQGHVDGTATLTSITPGESWQVLRFALSPELAPLLVDKGSVTLSGVSLTVSAIADERDPEQWFEVSLIPETLTATILGTLQPGDRVNVETDILARHVARMLRVQAAGLPLSPLTTEGTQA; this comes from the coding sequence ATGTTCACCGGACTCATCGAAGAAGTAGGGGAGATCGTCGCGGTCGATCCCGTCGGCGACTCCCTGCGCCTCACCATCGCGGGCCCGCTCGTCACGAGCGACGCAACTCACGGTGCATCGATCTGCGTCTCCGGCGTGTGTCTCACAGTCATCGAGCAAGGACAGACCCCGGACGGCCGGGGCACCTTCACGGCCGACGTGATGGCGCAGTCGATCCGTATGTCGACCGTCGGCGACCTCGCGCCCGGCAGCCCGGTCAACCTCGAGCGCGCGGTGCGCGTCGACACCCGGCTCGGCGGTCACATCGTGCAGGGGCACGTCGACGGCACCGCCACCCTGACGTCGATCACCCCCGGCGAGTCGTGGCAGGTGCTGCGGTTCGCCCTCTCCCCGGAGCTCGCGCCCCTGCTCGTCGACAAGGGCTCCGTGACGCTCTCCGGCGTCTCGCTCACCGTCTCGGCGATCGCCGACGAGCGCGATCCGGAGCAGTGGTTCGAGGTCTCGCTGATCCCCGAGACGCTCACCGCGACGATCCTCGGCACGCTGCAACCCGGCGACCGGGTCAACGTCGAGACCGATATTCTCGCCCGGCACGTCGCGCGGATGCTCCGCGTGCAAGCGGCCGGCCTCCCCCTCTCTCCCCTCACCACCGAAGGAACACAGGCATGA
- a CDS encoding D-alanyl-D-alanine carboxypeptidase family protein produces the protein MTSATGSGSAPRRRVSRRMRLSITIGVTLALIAGGYTAAVALAPLPAPEVALDVPETEEFTVGGEAVQAIVAAELQPSAVGWQHGGDEVWANDEVPRPIASISKLATVLVTLEQQPLEPGADGAIHVWSAADAALQAEFIARDGVAFPIPIGTEVTQRQMLTLALLPSANDFAAAYANSVFGDNATFVAAVDDWASRNGLESLSLVEPTGMDEGNVATAADVLRLGRLALANPTVAELTRTPVAELPWGIGTVENTNALLTRLPGMLGLKTGRSSVAGYNLVAAQESDVLGRPIVKLAVTLGRDSPEARIESTAGLLAGLDGLPQETLLVETDTQVGTATTVDGHEVPLRTTGAASTVLTPGETATRTVQLGDIGVGDAWQVAGRVTVDAPTGAAEIPVVTAAEIVEPDLWWRLTHPARVFGWA, from the coding sequence GTGACATCTGCAACCGGCTCGGGATCCGCACCACGGCGTCGGGTGTCGCGGCGCATGCGCCTGTCGATCACGATCGGCGTCACGCTGGCGCTGATCGCGGGAGGCTACACCGCCGCCGTCGCCCTGGCTCCGCTTCCCGCGCCCGAGGTCGCGCTCGACGTTCCGGAGACCGAAGAGTTCACGGTCGGGGGCGAGGCCGTACAGGCGATCGTGGCGGCGGAACTCCAGCCGTCCGCGGTCGGCTGGCAGCACGGCGGCGACGAGGTGTGGGCGAATGACGAGGTGCCCCGTCCCATTGCAAGCATCTCGAAGCTCGCGACCGTGCTCGTCACGTTGGAGCAGCAGCCGCTCGAGCCGGGCGCCGATGGTGCGATCCACGTCTGGAGCGCCGCAGACGCAGCACTGCAAGCCGAGTTCATCGCCCGCGACGGGGTCGCGTTTCCGATCCCCATCGGTACCGAGGTGACGCAGCGGCAGATGCTCACGCTCGCGCTCCTGCCCTCGGCCAACGACTTCGCCGCGGCCTACGCGAACTCGGTCTTCGGAGACAACGCCACCTTCGTCGCCGCGGTGGACGACTGGGCGAGCCGCAACGGGCTCGAGTCCCTCAGCCTCGTCGAGCCGACCGGCATGGACGAGGGCAACGTCGCAACCGCCGCCGACGTGCTGCGCCTCGGCCGCCTGGCCCTCGCGAACCCGACGGTCGCCGAGCTCACCCGTACGCCCGTGGCTGAACTGCCGTGGGGCATCGGGACCGTCGAGAACACGAACGCGCTCCTCACCAGGCTGCCGGGGATGCTCGGACTGAAGACCGGACGCTCGAGCGTCGCGGGGTACAACCTCGTCGCGGCGCAGGAGAGCGACGTCCTCGGGCGTCCGATCGTGAAGCTCGCGGTGACGCTCGGGCGGGATTCTCCGGAGGCGCGGATCGAGTCGACCGCCGGGCTCCTCGCGGGCCTGGACGGGCTGCCGCAGGAGACGCTGCTCGTGGAGACCGACACGCAGGTCGGCACCGCGACCACCGTCGACGGGCACGAGGTGCCCCTGCGCACCACGGGTGCGGCGAGCACGGTGCTGACCCCGGGCGAGACCGCGACTCGCACGGTACAGCTGGGCGATATCGGCGTCGGCGACGCCTGGCAGGTCGCGGGTCGCGTCACCGTCGACGCCCCGACAGGCGCCGCCGAGATCCCCGTCGTGACCGCCGCCGAGATCGTCGAGCCCGACCTGTGGTGGCGGCTCACGCACCCGGCGCGGGTGTTCGGCTGGGCCTGA
- a CDS encoding ABC transporter permease, translating to MNRLKIFIAQNGTFLALVVLIAFFAVMNPRFLTFNNGQTILLQIAELGLIALPLAFLVMAGTLDLSVGSVASLSAVVSASVMVSTGNALLGFAAAIGVGLVAGALNGLLVAYLKLNALVITLGFLSVWGGLALFLTDGATLTGFPESFTALGTMSFGPISLQVIILILFTVGAWYLLNRLPIGRNVLAIGGNSRAAHLMGINVQRTQFLLFILTSVCAAIAGVLLSAKLHSAPPTVGTGMEIQALTVVLLGGVALEGGAGRISGVIAGLLFVGVLRNGLVIMGVSQFLQTILIGATLVVAVLLDGSIQRLLKRTWSNLGAPEKTAKPAAAAPTT from the coding sequence ATGAATCGTCTGAAGATTTTCATCGCGCAGAACGGCACGTTCCTCGCGCTCGTCGTTCTCATCGCCTTCTTCGCGGTGATGAACCCGCGGTTCCTCACCTTCAACAACGGGCAGACGATCCTGCTCCAGATCGCCGAGCTCGGGCTCATCGCCCTGCCGCTCGCGTTCCTCGTCATGGCCGGCACGCTCGACCTCTCGGTCGGCTCGGTGGCGAGCCTCTCCGCGGTCGTCTCGGCATCGGTGATGGTATCGACCGGCAACGCCCTGCTCGGCTTCGCGGCCGCGATCGGCGTCGGGCTCGTGGCGGGGGCGCTGAACGGCCTTCTCGTCGCCTACCTCAAGCTCAACGCGCTCGTCATCACCCTCGGATTCCTGAGCGTCTGGGGCGGCCTGGCGCTGTTCCTGACGGACGGTGCGACCCTCACGGGCTTCCCTGAGAGCTTCACCGCCCTCGGTACGATGTCGTTCGGCCCGATCTCCCTGCAGGTGATCATCCTGATCCTCTTCACCGTCGGCGCCTGGTACCTCCTGAACCGGCTCCCGATCGGCCGCAACGTGCTCGCGATCGGCGGCAACAGCCGCGCGGCCCACCTCATGGGCATCAACGTGCAGCGGACCCAGTTCCTGCTCTTCATCCTCACGAGCGTCTGCGCGGCGATCGCGGGTGTCCTCCTCTCCGCGAAGCTGCACTCGGCGCCGCCCACGGTGGGTACCGGCATGGAGATCCAGGCGCTCACGGTCGTGCTGCTCGGCGGCGTCGCCCTCGAGGGCGGCGCGGGTCGGATCAGCGGCGTCATCGCCGGTCTGCTCTTCGTGGGCGTGCTGCGCAACGGCCTCGTCATCATGGGCGTCTCGCAGTTCCTGCAGACCATCCTCATCGGCGCCACGCTCGTCGTGGCCGTGCTGCTCGACGGCTCGATCCAGCGCCTGCTCAAGCGCACGTGGAGCAACCTCGGTGCGCCGGAGAAGACCGCGAAACCCGCCGCCGCGGCGCCCACGACGTAG
- a CDS encoding polysaccharide deacetylase family protein, which yields MHRRRGSTSARGGSRALAAVLTAALLLGGCARIEAVEGWTPPAWPETSGVQLVVNAASDAESGSAGNGESGSSGAGDDAASGSGAGSDAPAPAPDLNELGFIENRIRNDALALNLRSVELPGIHAFNARVAEVVTATIASVGGTFVPEVYPVAAGLSDRGCVAGSTTWPAAEVLSDPRTGPAGGSGLALTCEVTAATGSVVGVTMRTVLGTAAEVSSDTRLTLYADLATDSVFDGGELWSADAAPALWTAAVEQVRREAGGLSAAPLAAPAEAQVALAAQALASARFESDGSAVLTLPAGLASPELAGLGVEATPEPTVLRVAAETLAGWQGEVAQALQQQAGQPFVGLAPWDARQPVNCAQQACVAVTYDDGPTQYTGALLDAMQAERAPTTLFMLGSAAAGNPELVQRAASEGHEIASHTMSHPDLTTLKPAQVRSEVEGAAKILSDLTGIPVTMYRPPYGALNAAVLAAEPMPAILWSIDTNDWRKPGTEALVERSVGAAVPGDIILFHDTHAESVDAAAVVMRGLKDRGFTPVTVTQLFGGAVPGGKVTKR from the coding sequence ATGCATCGGCGCAGGGGGTCGACGAGCGCACGCGGAGGATCACGCGCGCTGGCCGCGGTGCTCACCGCGGCGCTGCTGCTCGGCGGGTGCGCCCGCATCGAGGCGGTCGAGGGATGGACGCCGCCGGCGTGGCCCGAGACCTCGGGGGTGCAGCTCGTCGTGAACGCGGCCTCCGATGCGGAGAGCGGCAGCGCCGGCAACGGCGAGAGCGGCAGCAGCGGCGCGGGTGACGACGCGGCGAGCGGCAGTGGGGCCGGATCTGACGCGCCGGCCCCGGCACCCGACCTCAACGAGCTCGGGTTCATCGAGAACCGGATCCGAAACGATGCGCTCGCCCTCAACCTGCGCAGCGTCGAGCTGCCGGGGATCCACGCCTTCAACGCCCGCGTCGCGGAGGTCGTCACCGCGACCATCGCCTCGGTCGGCGGCACCTTCGTGCCCGAGGTCTATCCGGTTGCGGCGGGCCTCAGCGACCGCGGGTGCGTCGCGGGATCGACGACCTGGCCGGCCGCGGAGGTGCTGTCGGATCCGCGGACCGGCCCTGCCGGAGGCAGCGGCCTCGCGCTGACCTGCGAGGTGACGGCGGCCACGGGCAGTGTGGTCGGGGTGACGATGCGGACGGTGCTCGGCACCGCCGCGGAGGTGTCGAGCGACACCCGGCTCACGCTGTACGCGGATCTCGCGACAGACTCGGTGTTCGACGGCGGCGAACTCTGGAGCGCCGATGCGGCTCCGGCCCTCTGGACGGCCGCCGTCGAGCAGGTGCGGCGCGAGGCCGGCGGTCTGAGCGCGGCGCCGCTCGCGGCTCCCGCCGAGGCCCAGGTCGCGCTCGCGGCGCAGGCGCTGGCGTCGGCGCGGTTCGAGTCGGACGGGAGCGCGGTGCTGACGCTGCCCGCGGGCCTCGCGTCCCCCGAGCTCGCGGGCCTCGGCGTCGAGGCGACCCCCGAGCCGACGGTGCTGCGGGTGGCGGCCGAGACCCTCGCGGGCTGGCAGGGCGAGGTGGCGCAGGCACTGCAGCAGCAGGCCGGGCAGCCGTTCGTCGGGCTCGCCCCCTGGGACGCGCGGCAGCCCGTGAACTGCGCGCAGCAGGCTTGCGTCGCGGTGACCTATGACGACGGCCCGACCCAGTACACGGGGGCGCTCCTCGACGCGATGCAGGCGGAGCGCGCGCCGACAACGCTCTTCATGCTGGGGTCCGCCGCCGCGGGCAACCCGGAGCTCGTCCAGCGCGCGGCATCGGAGGGGCACGAGATCGCGAGCCACACGATGAGCCACCCCGACCTGACGACACTGAAGCCGGCTCAGGTGCGCAGCGAGGTCGAGGGGGCGGCGAAGATCCTGTCCGATCTCACCGGGATCCCGGTGACCATGTACCGACCGCCCTACGGTGCGCTGAACGCGGCGGTGCTCGCCGCGGAGCCGATGCCCGCGATCCTGTGGTCGATCGACACGAACGATTGGCGGAAGCCGGGGACGGAAGCGCTCGTCGAGCGCTCGGTCGGAGCGGCGGTCCCAGGCGACATCATCCTATTCCACGATACGCATGCGGAGTCGGTCGACGCCGCTGCGGTGGTCATGCGCGGGCTCAAAGACCGCGGCTTCACCCCGGTGACCGTGACCCAGCTCTTCGGTGGTGCCGTGCCCGGTGGGAAGGTGACCAAACGATGA